Proteins encoded in a region of the Myxococcales bacterium genome:
- the raiA gene encoding ribosome-associated translation inhibitor RaiA, with protein MNISITFRHMATSGAIKTYANDKVAKLQKFLRQPMTAKVTLSIDRLKHIAETRISAGGAHLEAKEASEDMYASIDRVIDKLERQIRGAKGAAESKKRRGRDTIKSSAAAAPAPLAEPAIKRVAKKKTAAAKKSGTGGTKAKKKRS; from the coding sequence TTGAACATCAGCATCACTTTCCGGCACATGGCGACCAGTGGAGCGATCAAGACCTACGCGAACGACAAGGTCGCAAAGCTCCAGAAGTTCCTGCGTCAGCCCATGACGGCGAAGGTGACCCTGTCGATCGATCGGCTGAAACACATCGCCGAGACGCGGATCTCGGCTGGTGGCGCGCACCTCGAGGCCAAAGAGGCGAGCGAAGACATGTACGCATCGATCGATCGAGTGATCGACAAACTGGAACGGCAGATCCGCGGTGCCAAAGGAGCCGCAGAGTCCAAGAAACGCCGCGGCCGCGACACGATCAAATCGAGCGCCGCAGCGGCGCCCGCACCGCTGGCAGAGCCTGCGATCAAACGCGTGGCGAAGAAGAAGACAGCCGCCGCGAAGAAGAGTGGAACCGGGGGAACGAAAGCCAAAAAGAAACGTTCCTGA
- the hprK gene encoding HPr(Ser) kinase/phosphatase: MTVYEPPNNATRSLTVRALLDDRALDLALELVAGRSGTDRLVSHPRIQKSGLALVGHPYGIVPGRIQILGETEISFIESLPPADQDEAAAHLFALGLSLVIITRGVAAPQVLVDRAERTGTPLVVAQERSSQAITALHTLLDERLAPRARVHGVLVDVFEVGVLLLGKSGIGKSECALELVMRGHRLVADDVIECDYKPPGMVFGQPAALLRHHIEVRGLGILNIKDLYGVTAVRERKRIDLVVHLDSAHGDREGYERLGVDDHHRELLGVPVREVSVPVRPGRNMSSIIEIAARDELLRQAGHHPAREFIERVDAEAGRAVDTRAPPARTARATESSAPPPVSPLGERKK, from the coding sequence ATGACGGTCTACGAGCCTCCGAACAACGCAACGCGCTCTCTGACGGTGCGGGCGTTGCTCGATGATCGAGCTCTCGACCTCGCGCTCGAGTTGGTCGCCGGTAGGAGCGGGACCGACCGACTGGTGTCCCACCCGCGGATCCAGAAGTCGGGGCTGGCGCTGGTGGGTCACCCATACGGCATCGTCCCCGGGCGGATCCAGATCCTGGGAGAGACCGAGATCTCGTTCATCGAGAGCCTGCCCCCCGCCGACCAAGACGAGGCGGCCGCTCATTTGTTCGCCCTCGGGTTGTCGCTGGTCATCATCACCCGAGGCGTAGCCGCGCCCCAGGTGTTGGTGGACCGAGCAGAACGCACTGGCACACCGCTGGTCGTGGCCCAGGAGCGTTCGTCGCAGGCCATCACCGCGCTGCACACCCTGCTCGACGAACGCCTGGCGCCGCGCGCTCGAGTGCACGGCGTCTTGGTCGATGTGTTCGAGGTGGGCGTGCTGCTGCTCGGCAAGAGCGGGATCGGCAAGAGTGAGTGTGCGCTCGAGCTGGTGATGCGGGGTCACCGGCTGGTCGCCGACGACGTGATCGAGTGCGACTACAAACCCCCGGGCATGGTGTTCGGCCAGCCCGCTGCGCTGCTGCGCCACCACATCGAGGTGCGCGGGCTCGGCATCCTCAACATCAAGGATCTGTACGGCGTGACCGCGGTTCGCGAGCGCAAACGCATCGATCTGGTGGTGCATCTCGATTCCGCCCACGGCGACCGGGAGGGCTACGAGCGGCTTGGGGTCGACGATCACCACCGTGAGCTCTTGGGGGTGCCGGTTCGTGAAGTGAGTGTCCCGGTGCGCCCCGGCCGCAACATGAGCTCGATCATCGAGATCGCGGCGCGCGACGAGCTCCTGCGCCAGGCGGGTCATCACCCCGCGCGTGAGTTCATCGAACGCGTGGATGCCGAGGCGGGTCGCGCGGTCGACACCCGCGCTCCGCCAGCGCGGACGGCTCGGGCGACGGAGAGCTCGGCGCCGCCGCCGGTATCACCGCTCGGAGAGCGAAAGAAATGA
- a CDS encoding PTS sugar transporter subunit IIA — translation MRLSEMLDRGRIFVDVSGSVSDKKSALHRLAEYIAPVVGADNEALEEALAERERLQSTGIGDGVAIPHTSVESAPGQAAALILCPRGVPFDSIDGGDVSIIFGVVGPKRAAGEHLRALARISRLLRDSEVRRRLITADDSDAVFQLISEHDIDPR, via the coding sequence ATGCGCCTTAGCGAAATGCTCGATAGAGGACGCATCTTCGTCGATGTGTCCGGCAGTGTGTCCGACAAGAAAAGCGCCCTGCATCGCCTCGCGGAGTACATCGCGCCGGTGGTAGGCGCTGACAACGAAGCCCTCGAGGAAGCGCTCGCCGAACGCGAGCGCCTGCAAAGTACGGGCATCGGCGACGGCGTGGCCATCCCGCATACCTCGGTCGAGAGTGCACCAGGCCAGGCCGCGGCGCTGATCTTGTGCCCGCGCGGGGTGCCCTTCGACTCCATCGACGGGGGCGATGTCAGCATCATCTTCGGGGTGGTAGGGCCGAAGCGCGCGGCCGGCGAGCACCTGCGGGCGCTGGCGCGGATCTCGCGTTTGCTGCGGGATTCAGAGGTGCGGAGGCGCCTGATAACCGCCGATGATTCGGACGCGGTGTTCCAGCTGATCAGCGAGCACGACATAGACCCGAGGTGA
- a CDS encoding HPr family phosphocarrier protein, with translation MSVLRSTFQIKNKLGLHARAATKLVQVASRYRCEVTLSRAGQSANAKSVMGVLLLCGSQGSNIDVEANGEGAAEVIAEIGKLIDDRFGEGE, from the coding sequence TTGAGCGTTCTCAGAAGCACATTCCAGATCAAGAACAAATTGGGGCTGCACGCCCGCGCCGCGACCAAGCTGGTGCAGGTCGCTTCGCGCTACCGCTGTGAGGTCACACTGTCCCGAGCGGGGCAGAGCGCGAACGCCAAGAGTGTGATGGGTGTGCTCTTGCTTTGTGGGTCCCAAGGCTCGAACATCGACGTCGAAGCCAACGGGGAGGGCGCAGCCGAGGTCATCGCAGAGATCGGCAAGCTCATCGACGATCGTTTCGGGGAGGGGGAGTGA
- the rapZ gene encoding RNase adapter RapZ, which translates to MTEATRVVVVTGLSGAGKSTALHALEDLGFFCVDNLPPAVLPSTIEALEHGNVRRLAFGIDVRVRSFLDNIGSVFDGIDAAGRELSVLFLDASDAALLRRFSSTRRPHPLIAALRPAGDQPAIDVLEGVRIEREQLSALRVRATRVLDTTTQSVHDLRRAVLDLFGPGVGGAPRMHARFVSFGFKYGAPVDADLLFDLRFLQNPYFVPELKSLPGTDASVRDFVLGHAETGELLSKLADLLSFSIPRFEREGKSYLTVGFGCTGGRHRSVVVAERLAATVGAALGRVIDVVHRDVEKAKVEEQPQGAGGGVS; encoded by the coding sequence ATGACGGAGGCGACGCGAGTCGTCGTGGTCACGGGGCTGTCCGGGGCGGGCAAGTCGACGGCGCTGCACGCCCTCGAGGACCTGGGTTTTTTTTGCGTCGACAACCTGCCCCCGGCAGTCTTGCCCTCGACCATCGAGGCCCTCGAGCACGGCAACGTGCGGCGTCTGGCCTTCGGCATCGACGTGCGAGTCCGCAGCTTCCTGGACAACATCGGCAGTGTCTTCGACGGCATCGATGCCGCCGGTCGTGAGCTCTCGGTGTTGTTCTTGGATGCCTCGGATGCGGCGCTCTTGCGCCGTTTCTCCAGCACCCGGCGCCCACATCCACTGATCGCTGCGCTCAGGCCGGCCGGAGACCAGCCCGCCATCGACGTGCTCGAGGGCGTACGGATCGAGCGCGAGCAACTCTCCGCACTGAGGGTGCGGGCGACGCGCGTGCTCGACACGACCACCCAGAGTGTGCACGACCTGCGGCGTGCCGTGCTCGACCTGTTCGGTCCTGGCGTCGGCGGCGCACCGCGCATGCACGCGCGATTTGTGTCGTTCGGCTTCAAATACGGCGCGCCCGTAGACGCAGACTTGCTCTTCGACCTCCGATTCTTGCAGAACCCGTACTTCGTGCCGGAGTTGAAGTCGCTGCCGGGAACGGACGCATCGGTTCGCGATTTCGTGCTCGGGCACGCCGAGACCGGTGAGCTGCTGAGCAAGCTCGCCGACCTCTTGAGCTTTTCGATTCCGCGCTTCGAACGTGAAGGCAAGAGCTACCTCACCGTCGGATTTGGTTGCACCGGGGGGCGCCATCGCTCCGTCGTCGTCGCCGAGCGTCTCGCCGCGACCGTCGGCGCAGCCCTTGGACGCGTAATCGACGTCGTGCACCGCGATGTCGAAAAGGCTAAAGTCGAGGAGCAACCGCAGGGCGCTGGTGGGGGGGTGAGTTGA
- the ptsP gene encoding phosphoenolpyruvate--protein phosphotransferase has product MDDVSAPQSSLALVGIAGAPGLAVGRAVVVDTKRPGVAHRHIEPDAALAELARFDQAVGSASKGLREVMERVRTSRARAELSILEAYILMIEDETLRGEVERQMRTEHKCAEWALDAAVRRMAAQLGGAEDPYLAERSHDFEFVGDRIQMALSGQPRVPLVSDRGEAVVIVAHDLSPAETATFSREHVLALVTEVGARTNHTAILARALEIPAVVGVKGLLDQVGTGDLLVVDGNRGRVIVGPDAATVDEAMARAERYKVAARAMLVERDRPAATRCGVAVELKANIELPGEADVAVAHGAQGVGLYRTEFLFLERTEPPSEDAQYAVYRRVLETVHPCPVTLRTFDIGGDKFVSAFHLPPDMNPALGLRAVRLGLARPELFGTQLRAMVRASAHGRLSIMVPMVASLTELRAVKGLLESAIADVDRAGHARADGIPLGIMVEVPSAAVMADEFARESAFLSIGTNDLVQYCLAVDRGSPGLAYLATPFDPAILRLIRGVVVAGAAHGREVSVCGAMASDPIASALLVGLGVRSLSLEAAAIPKVKMAIGRFTIDEVEQAAAHALTLATAAEIEDWVAKTLGERLVDLVYGR; this is encoded by the coding sequence ATGGACGACGTCAGCGCGCCGCAGAGCTCGCTCGCGCTCGTCGGCATTGCCGGGGCACCGGGGCTGGCGGTGGGTCGTGCCGTCGTCGTGGACACCAAACGTCCCGGCGTCGCACATCGCCACATCGAGCCCGACGCCGCGCTCGCGGAGCTTGCCCGCTTCGATCAAGCCGTGGGCTCGGCATCCAAGGGGCTCCGCGAGGTGATGGAGCGGGTTCGGACTTCGCGCGCGCGCGCCGAGCTCTCGATCCTCGAGGCCTACATCTTGATGATCGAGGACGAGACCCTGCGCGGCGAGGTCGAGCGCCAGATGCGGACGGAGCACAAGTGTGCCGAGTGGGCGCTCGACGCGGCGGTGCGCCGGATGGCCGCGCAGCTCGGCGGCGCCGAGGATCCGTATCTGGCCGAGCGCAGCCACGACTTCGAGTTCGTGGGAGATCGCATCCAGATGGCGCTCTCGGGGCAGCCGCGTGTGCCGCTGGTGTCGGACCGAGGTGAGGCGGTCGTCATCGTAGCGCACGACCTGTCACCGGCCGAGACCGCGACTTTCTCGCGCGAGCACGTGCTGGCGCTGGTCACCGAGGTCGGCGCACGGACGAACCACACTGCAATCCTGGCCCGCGCGCTCGAGATCCCGGCCGTGGTGGGTGTCAAAGGGCTGCTCGACCAGGTAGGAACTGGCGACCTGCTGGTGGTCGACGGTAATCGGGGGCGCGTGATCGTTGGCCCGGACGCGGCCACGGTGGACGAAGCCATGGCTCGCGCGGAGCGCTACAAGGTCGCTGCGCGCGCGATGTTGGTCGAGCGCGACCGACCGGCTGCGACCCGTTGCGGGGTGGCGGTGGAGCTCAAGGCGAACATCGAGCTGCCGGGCGAAGCCGACGTGGCCGTGGCCCACGGGGCGCAAGGCGTGGGTCTGTACCGCACCGAATTTCTGTTCCTGGAGCGGACCGAGCCGCCGAGCGAAGACGCGCAATACGCGGTCTACCGCCGCGTCTTGGAGACCGTGCACCCGTGCCCGGTCACGCTCAGAACCTTCGACATCGGCGGCGACAAGTTCGTCTCGGCGTTCCATCTGCCTCCGGACATGAACCCGGCGCTGGGGCTCAGGGCGGTGCGTCTCGGGCTGGCACGGCCGGAGTTATTTGGCACCCAGCTCAGGGCCATGGTGCGAGCGTCGGCCCACGGTCGCCTGAGCATCATGGTGCCGATGGTCGCTAGCCTGACCGAGCTGCGCGCGGTGAAGGGGCTGCTCGAAAGCGCGATCGCCGATGTGGATCGGGCCGGGCATGCTCGCGCCGACGGCATTCCGCTCGGCATCATGGTCGAGGTCCCGAGCGCGGCCGTGATGGCCGACGAATTTGCCCGCGAGTCTGCCTTCCTCAGCATCGGTACGAATGATCTGGTCCAGTATTGCCTGGCGGTCGATCGCGGGAGCCCGGGCCTCGCTTATCTCGCAACGCCGTTCGACCCCGCGATCCTGCGCCTGATCCGCGGCGTGGTCGTGGCCGGCGCGGCCCACGGGCGCGAGGTCAGTGTGTGTGGAGCCATGGCGAGCGATCCCATCGCGAGCGCACTCCTGGTCGGTCTCGGGGTGCGCTCGCTGAGTCTGGAGGCCGCGGCCATTCCGAAAGTGAAGATGGCCATCGGTCGTTTCACCATCGACGAGGTCGAGCAAGCCGCCGCACACGCGCTCACGCTGGCGACGGCCGCCGAGATCGAGGATTGGGTCGCCAAGACCCTGGGGGAGCGCCTGGTCGATTTGGTCTACGGCCGCTGA
- the rpoN gene encoding RNA polymerase factor sigma-54, with translation MEIKQQLRMSQQLVMTPQLQQAIKLLQLSRLELIDEVRKELDNNPVLSDEEAEVRGGPGEDPRARAQTAAAEAAFERSTTETQESREGEKAAREVDWEKFLENRTLQQPVPGNRGGFDELPPIEQNLTKPRSLQDHLLWQLATSDFTEGERRFAELVIGNLDEKGYLDLEGVERADGTRTPDLTIEDLAEEAGLHPEDAPDVLELIQNFDPMGVGSRDLKECLLVQAKAIGFDEIETEIIQNHLHHLEKHNYQAIAREMKIPLEEVYEAAKEIQKLESRPARNFTDTDDRSIGITPDVYVIKDGDELRVMDNDKGIQRLFINENLTKKLMQDPTAKEFIGEKLRNAQWLIRAIEQRRKTIIKVAECIVEKQREFFDHGVAFLKPMILRDIAEAVGMHESTISRVTTNKYVHTPQGLFELKYFFNSSIRRVGEDDIASESVKQAIKKIIEDEDKESPLSDQAIVELLEKTEGIKIARRTVAKYREMLGILSSSKRKRLF, from the coding sequence ATGGAAATCAAGCAGCAGCTCCGAATGTCCCAGCAGCTCGTGATGACGCCGCAGCTGCAGCAGGCCATCAAGTTGCTGCAGCTCTCGCGCCTCGAGTTGATCGACGAAGTCCGGAAAGAGCTCGACAACAACCCGGTGCTCTCCGACGAAGAAGCGGAGGTTCGCGGCGGACCGGGCGAGGATCCTCGAGCCCGCGCCCAGACGGCGGCAGCCGAGGCGGCCTTCGAGCGCTCCACGACCGAGACCCAGGAGTCTCGCGAGGGTGAGAAGGCCGCGCGGGAGGTCGACTGGGAGAAGTTCCTGGAAAATCGCACGCTGCAGCAGCCCGTGCCGGGCAACCGCGGCGGCTTCGACGAGCTGCCTCCGATCGAGCAAAATCTCACCAAGCCCCGCAGCCTGCAGGACCACCTGCTGTGGCAGCTCGCGACCAGCGATTTCACCGAGGGTGAGCGGCGCTTCGCGGAGCTCGTGATCGGCAATCTCGACGAGAAGGGTTATCTGGATCTCGAGGGCGTCGAGCGCGCGGACGGGACCCGCACGCCGGACCTGACCATCGAAGATCTAGCCGAAGAGGCGGGACTGCATCCGGAAGACGCGCCCGACGTGCTGGAGCTGATCCAGAACTTCGATCCCATGGGGGTGGGCTCGCGGGACCTCAAGGAGTGTCTGCTCGTGCAGGCGAAGGCCATCGGCTTCGACGAGATCGAGACCGAGATCATCCAGAATCACCTGCACCACCTGGAGAAACACAACTACCAGGCCATCGCGCGGGAGATGAAGATCCCGCTCGAAGAGGTGTACGAGGCCGCAAAAGAGATCCAGAAGCTGGAGAGCCGCCCGGCACGAAACTTCACCGACACCGACGACCGCTCGATTGGCATCACGCCGGACGTCTACGTGATCAAGGACGGCGATGAGCTGCGGGTGATGGACAACGACAAAGGCATCCAGCGCCTGTTCATCAACGAGAACCTGACCAAGAAATTGATGCAGGACCCGACGGCGAAGGAGTTCATCGGGGAAAAGCTACGCAACGCCCAGTGGCTGATCCGCGCCATCGAGCAACGTCGGAAGACCATCATCAAGGTCGCCGAGTGTATCGTCGAGAAACAGCGCGAGTTCTTCGACCACGGTGTGGCGTTCCTCAAGCCGATGATCCTGCGGGACATCGCCGAGGCCGTCGGCATGCACGAGTCGACCATCTCGCGCGTGACCACCAACAAGTACGTCCACACTCCCCAGGGGTTGTTCGAGCTCAAGTACTTCTTCAACTCCAGCATCCGCCGGGTTGGGGAAGACGACATTGCGAGCGAGAGCGTCAAACAGGCGATCAAGAAGATCATCGAGGACGAGGACAAAGAGAGCCCGCTCTCGGATCAGGCCATCGTCGAGCTGCTCGAGAAGACCGAGGGCATCAAGATAGCCCGGCGAACCGTGGCAAAATACCGCGAGATGCTCGGGATCCTGTCGTCCAGCAAACGCAAACGGCTGTTTTAG
- a CDS encoding ATP-binding cassette domain-containing protein, producing MSETELPVLSTDELRVSLGGVEILRGVSLSVARGEIVGVLGPSGAGKSTLFKTLCGELAPASGSVQLAGRELGRLPLWKRARLGLGYVPQTASVLFELSVRDNLRSFERAARVPARPPEERAAEVDLAERIDVAAGKLSGGERRRLELARALVAEPQVLLSDEPLTGVDPSGAQRIGRILRARAAEGMAVLVADHRVSEALRFCDRVLLLLDGRIEADTTPSAFLEHPAVRRRYLG from the coding sequence GTGAGTGAGACCGAGCTGCCCGTGCTCAGCACCGACGAACTTCGAGTTTCGCTGGGCGGGGTGGAGATCTTGCGCGGGGTCTCGCTGAGTGTTGCGCGAGGCGAGATCGTGGGCGTGCTCGGGCCGAGCGGCGCCGGCAAGAGCACACTCTTCAAGACGCTGTGCGGTGAGCTCGCGCCGGCGAGTGGTTCGGTTCAGCTCGCTGGACGCGAGCTGGGGAGGCTGCCGCTGTGGAAGCGGGCCCGCCTGGGGTTGGGGTACGTGCCGCAGACCGCGAGCGTGTTGTTCGAGCTCAGTGTGCGGGACAACCTGCGCAGCTTCGAGCGTGCCGCGCGGGTGCCGGCGCGACCGCCGGAGGAGCGCGCGGCGGAGGTGGATCTGGCGGAGCGCATCGACGTCGCCGCCGGGAAGCTCTCCGGTGGAGAGCGACGTCGCCTGGAGCTGGCACGGGCGCTCGTGGCCGAGCCCCAAGTGCTGCTCTCCGACGAGCCGCTCACCGGCGTGGATCCGAGCGGCGCCCAGCGAATTGGCCGGATCTTGCGCGCCCGCGCGGCTGAGGGCATGGCGGTCCTGGTGGCCGATCACCGGGTCAGCGAGGCCCTGCGTTTCTGCGACCGGGTGCTGCTCCTGCTGGATGGCCGCATCGAGGCGGACACGACACCGAGCGCGTTTTTGGAGCACCCGGCCGTTCGACGCCGGTACCTCGGGTGA